One segment of Fuscovulum ytuae DNA contains the following:
- a CDS encoding helix-turn-helix transcriptional regulator — MKRDDRIYDLIQILRDGRLHTAAELAQAVGVSTRTIWRDMEMMARTGLPVEGERGLGYILRSPLMLPPTLMSHDEMEALVEGLRHVAEDDANPRARAARNLLTKVATLMPQAGIGPEG; from the coding sequence ATGAAGCGTGACGACCGCATCTATGACCTGATCCAGATCCTGCGCGACGGGCGGCTGCATACGGCGGCGGAACTGGCGCAGGCGGTGGGCGTATCGACGCGCACCATCTGGCGCGACATGGAGATGATGGCGCGGACCGGCCTGCCGGTCGAGGGTGAGCGGGGGCTGGGCTATATCCTGCGGTCGCCTCTGATGCTGCCCCCCACGCTGATGAGCCATGACGAGATGGAGGCGCTGGTCGAAGGGCTGCGCCATGTGGCCGAGGATGACGCCAATCCGCGCGCGCGGGCGGCGCGGAACCTGCTGACCAAGGTGGCCACCCTGATGCCGCAGGCGGGGATTGGGCCAGAGGGGTAA
- a CDS encoding twin-arginine translocase TatA/TatE family subunit — protein MFNNIGPMGLILIAVVVLVLFGRGKVSSLMGEVGKGITAFKKGVNDGKAELDAEASDAARDVTPPAATASAAADKDKA, from the coding sequence ATGTTCAACAATATCGGGCCGATGGGCCTTATCCTGATCGCCGTCGTCGTGCTTGTGCTTTTCGGGCGCGGCAAAGTCTCGTCCCTGATGGGCGAAGTGGGCAAGGGCATCACTGCCTTTAAGAAAGGTGTGAACGACGGCAAGGCCGAGCTTGACGCCGAAGCCTCCGACGCCGCGCGCGACGTCACGCCCCCCGCCGCTACCGCGAGCGCTGCCGCCGACAAGGACAAGGCCTAA
- the tatB gene encoding Sec-independent protein translocase protein TatB gives MNFGWAELMIIGVVALIVIGPKDLPEMFRTLGRFTAKARSMGREFSRAMEQAARDSGVDEVAKDLKDIKTATSPRAMGLEAVKSAADKFEKWDPLKNAAKPTTPPPKMPVPPPMPAAVPPTPAMAAAATEAAPAAAATAKPLGPATQALADKQAKKAAIAREAAEKLRAVDVEPAAAAPRKAAAKAAPKAAKPAATTDAPKTPKTPKRSAAAKAQDKTE, from the coding sequence ATGAATTTCGGCTGGGCCGAACTGATGATCATCGGGGTCGTGGCGTTGATCGTCATTGGCCCCAAGGATCTGCCCGAAATGTTCCGCACGCTTGGCCGCTTCACCGCCAAGGCGCGGTCGATGGGGCGCGAATTCTCGCGGGCGATGGAACAGGCCGCCCGCGACAGCGGCGTGGATGAGGTGGCCAAGGACCTCAAGGACATAAAGACCGCCACTTCGCCCCGCGCGATGGGGCTGGAGGCCGTGAAATCCGCCGCCGACAAGTTCGAAAAGTGGGACCCGCTGAAGAACGCGGCCAAACCCACCACGCCGCCGCCCAAGATGCCCGTGCCGCCGCCCATGCCCGCGGCCGTGCCGCCCACCCCCGCTATGGCGGCCGCCGCGACCGAAGCTGCACCCGCCGCGGCCGCCACTGCAAAACCGCTTGGCCCCGCGACGCAGGCCCTTGCCGACAAGCAGGCCAAAAAGGCTGCCATCGCCCGCGAGGCGGCAGAAAAACTGCGCGCCGTGGATGTCGAACCCGCCGCCGCAGCGCCGCGTAAGGCTGCCGCCAAGGCCGCGCCCAAAGCGGCCAAGCCGGCAGCCACGACAGACGCCCCCAAGACACCAAAGACGCCCAAGCGCAGCGCCGCAGCCAAGGCACAGGACAAGACAGAATGA
- the tatC gene encoding twin-arginine translocase subunit TatC, which yields MNASPDDIDDSSAPLIEHLAELRTRILYSLAAFVVAMVICFTVWNPIFNFLTHPICEALADRQQDCGLVLIKLQEGFFVAVRISVLGGFALAFPVIAYQMWRFVAPGLYRTEKQAFLPFLVASPAMFIAGASFAYYVVLPIAFNFFLNFQQNFGGDATTGTVGPDAPAGIVFQGSMEQYLSLTTSFVMAFGLCFQLPVLLTLMGKAGLVSSRGLAGMRRYAIVLILCVAALVTPPDVMSQLILFGAIYPLYEVSIFLIRRIEKKREAQMRADGTWVDDEADEDTPKA from the coding sequence ATGAATGCCAGCCCCGATGACATCGACGACAGCTCGGCCCCGCTGATCGAACATCTGGCGGAGCTTCGGACGCGCATCCTCTACTCCTTGGCGGCTTTCGTCGTGGCGATGGTGATCTGCTTCACCGTCTGGAACCCGATCTTCAACTTCCTCACCCACCCGATCTGCGAGGCGCTTGCCGACCGCCAACAGGATTGCGGCCTTGTCCTGATCAAGCTTCAGGAAGGCTTCTTCGTCGCCGTCCGCATCTCGGTTCTGGGGGGATTCGCGTTGGCCTTCCCGGTCATCGCCTATCAGATGTGGCGCTTCGTGGCGCCGGGCCTGTACCGCACGGAAAAGCAGGCTTTCCTGCCTTTCCTCGTGGCCTCCCCTGCGATGTTCATCGCAGGCGCATCCTTCGCCTATTACGTCGTCCTGCCCATCGCCTTCAATTTCTTCCTGAACTTCCAGCAGAACTTCGGCGGCGATGCCACCACAGGCACGGTCGGGCCGGATGCGCCCGCGGGCATCGTGTTCCAAGGGTCGATGGAACAATATCTGTCGCTCACCACCAGCTTCGTCATGGCCTTCGGCCTTTGCTTCCAGCTGCCCGTTCTACTGACGCTGATGGGCAAGGCGGGGCTTGTCTCGTCGCGCGGTTTGGCGGGGATGCGCCGCTATGCCATCGTGCTGATCCTCTGCGTCGCGGCCCTCGTCACCCCGCCCGATGTCATGTCGCAGCTGATCCTGTTCGGCGCGATCTACCCGCTTTACGAAGTGTCGATCTTCCTCATCCGCCGGATCGAGAAAAAGCGCGAGGCGCAGATGCGCGCTGACGGCACATGGGTCGATGATGAGGCAGACGAGG